TGGGTCGCCACACCCTCCTTGCAGCCTTGGCGGTCCCAGAGCAGGTGAGTGGAACTCTGGCCGCCTCCCCCTTCGGTGGGGCCAAGCCTGAAACCCAAGCGTCGGGGGAGAGGGTGTGTGAGTACGCCGGGAGGAGGGGGAGCGGCTGGGCTCCCCGGGTCAAGGCGGGGGGTGTGAGGAGTTGGGGTGGGGATGCCCCGGGCTCGGGGAGGGGCCGCAGCTCTGTCAGCCGCGGCAGAGCCGCCGGTGAGCTCCGCGCGAGTAGAGCCAGAGCCCCCAGTTCTGTGCTTGCCCGCTCGCTAGCTTTCTCGAtcactccctcccttcctcccggCGGCCGCGGCGGCGCTGGGGAAGCGGCGGAGAGGAGTGGCCCTGCCCTGGAAGAATGCGGCTCTGCCGAGGGGCCAGAACCCGACGCAGTCTCCCCACAGTTTGAACAGCTCGAGCCCAGGCGACCCAACCGCGCCTGTGGCAGACTCGGCCCCAGAGCAGCTGGAGGTAATCGGAATTGGGAAAGCAGGGAGGGCAGGGACTCGCACTCGGGGACGCGACAAGCACTCTGGTAGTCAGACAGACACGCATCCGCCCACGGGGGCGCAGAGATGCAGAGAGAGCCCGGGATATTGCCAGAGATAAAAGCCTAGCAAATAAAGGAGTGGCCCTAGATTTGGAGGCCAGTGAGTGGAGAGCggaggggtgggggctgaggcTGAGGACCTGGTGGGGACCAGATGGGCAGTGCCAGGAGGAGAGGAACGTGTAGTTAGGAAAAGTATCAGACGAAGTAAAGGACTCAGCCGGCACCACGGCCCATTTCAAGAGGGAAGCAAGGTCCCCTCCCAGACTTGTGGCACCTGGAGCCTCCCCTGGCTCCCTAATGGGGCTGCAAAGGGCAGAGTGGGAGCGGGAGCCCATTCCTCCACCCTTTTCAGGGAAGCTGCTAGATGGCACTTGGAGACTacactcccccaccccgccccctctcAATCCTGCCCCTAGGCCTCCTGAGCGTGAGAGGGTGAAGCTTTGTTGGGCCTGGGAAGCCAATCTTGGGGCCCTTGAAAAGGGAGCAGTGGACAGGGTAATGGAGAGCTGTTTGTGAGACTATCCAGCTGTTTGCACGTGAGTGTGTCAGTGTGCCGGGCACTGTGTCTGGCTGGGTGAGCTCCAGGACGCTGGCGTAAGTCCCAGTTTCTAGGCCCATACTTCTTCCAGGGCCCAGGTACTCAGGGAATCAAGGGCGTGATCTTACTGTTTTGTTTGAGCGGGATTAGTGGAGTGGCCCTGGTGAGTTAGGAGCGGGAGTTGGGCATCCTTCGGTTGCCCGGGTGAGCCACCCTATTCTGGAGCGCTCCCCAAGTGTCCCTGTCCTGCAGGCCCTGCTCGATCTGCCCATCGGGGCCTTCGGGCCCGGGATTCGACATGCGGGAGGAGCCCCGGCCGCGGCCTCCGCCCTCGGGCCTCGCCGGTCTCCTGTTCCTGGCGTTGTGCAGTCGGTGAGCCGTCCCCCTGTCACCCAGCCCGTGAGAGAAAGCCCTGGGTTAGAGGCCGGTCGGGAGACGTCGGAGGGGGCGCGAAGGCCTGGACCGCAGACCTGAGACGCCTTCTCGGTTCCCAGGGCCCTCGGCAATGAGATTCAGGGCTTGAAGCTGCCGGGCGGCGGCGAGCCGCCGCTGACCGCCAACACCGTGTGCTTGACGCTGTCGGGCCTGAGCAAGCAGCAGCTGGGCCTGTGCCTGCGCAGCCCCGACGTGACGGCGTCGGCGCTCCAGGGCCTGCACATCGCGGTCCACGAGTGCCAGCACCAGCTGCGGGACCAGCGCTGGAACTGCTCGGCGCTCGAGGGCGGCGGCCGCCTGCCGCACCACAGCGCCATCCTCAAGCGCGGTGAGCCTGACCGGGAGAGGCTGCGCCGCCgccggggctggggggtgggggggcacgcCGACGCGAGCGGAGGCGGGAAGGGACTGGTTCACCACTCCGGGAGGGGCCTCTCCGGGAATTCCCCCCCGGAGCTGCGCGGAGTAGGGTCTGGCCACCCGTCTGGGGCCCCGTGCTTCAGACTTCCACCTGCGCGCTGCCGGCAAGGCAGCTGGGTCCCTGCTCCCCTACCCCAGGGCCCCCCTTTCCTGCCTCCGCCCAGCTGATCTCGGCTGCACCTGTGAGCAAGTGATGCCCCCAGCCCTAGAAGCTTTAAATGCCCCCCTCCTCCCCGTCCCCCAATTTTTCTGCCCCTCCTCTCTGCATGGGACAAGCCCAGGCTGGTGTCCCCATAGCCTCAGCGGGGGTGGGGTGACGCCCCCAACCGTTTAAGGGTTAAACCTTCTCCCCTAATTACTGGGGTTCCCAGGAGCAGAAGCTGGGAACAAAGACCCCGATGGCTTTGAAGCCAGGGAGCATCCCCCTCCTCAGTGCTGTGGGGGCCCCAGGTGGCTCTCACTTGAGCAGGTGAGGAAGCACTGGAGGTGTTCACTGGAGGTGTTCCCCACAGGAGGTCACTGTGGGGCCTGGCCTAGGGGCCCTGGTCTGGAAGTGCATCACTGTCTCTTGCCAGGCCATGCCCCAGTTTACTCCCTAAAGGAGTAAACATCCATCTCGGGCTCAGCCCAAGGGTGGGGGCAATACTTTGGGGACTATGGGGTTAATAGgcagctgccatctgtgggggAATTCCCAAGACTTGTGAAAACAGCTTCACCCCTGGAGGCTTGAGGTTGGGGGATCAGGAGGCTGGGCCAGGAGCCCTGCATCCTGGGACGGGAGAGGCCTGGCCCCTAAAGAGGTGCTCACATCCACTCAAGGCTCCAGAGAGGGAGGCTGCTTTCCTACAGGGCCTGGCATAGGGGAAGGCTTTGATGGCCCAGTGGGAAGCATGTCTATCTAAGCTTGGGGAAGGCTTGTCATCCTGAGCCTCTGTGACTCCCAAAACATAACAAAGAAGTCAACATTTTAAGAGGACCTTAGGGAGAATCACCtccacctctctccctctcccagcatTTTACAGAGTAATAACAGGTTAGGATAAATACAAGGGGCAGTCTTAACAGGCAAATATAAAACTAGAAACTGGAAAGAGGAAGGACAGCTCCACAGCTCCAACTCTTTGAGGATTTTGGGCTGGTGGAGGGTAAATTGGTGAAAAGACTGATTTAAATaaccttgattaaaaaaaacaacacaaaaccaaGGCCTCCGCTTCCATCCCACCTGCAGAGCTGGGGAATTTCTAAGGCTTTCAGATATAGAACTAAGTGAACATATCTTCAAAGACCTCAAGGACTCTCTCTTAGTCATCTCTCATCCCCAGGGGTCTTTCCCTCTAGCCTAGCTCTTTCATCCACACTTGACAATCCCAGACTTAAACAGAGCAAGAATGGGCCTCAGGGATCATCTCAATTCATCCTCTccctttatagatgaggaaactgagactctgtgcttttaggttcccttccttctcctgtgACTTGCTCCTAAACTACTTAACTGGTAAAGGCAGGATCTGGAGTCAGTTAGGAAATTCTGGAATTGCAGGTTGGCTGTTTCCTTTGGCCTCCTTACTCTCAGTGGCTTGTCAGACCTACCCCTATCCACACCCCTTTCATCCCCAGGTTTCCGAGAGAgcgctttttccttctccatgctgGCTGCTGGGGTCATGCATGCGGTAGCCACCGCCTGCAGCCTGGGCAAGCTGGTGAGCTGTGGCTGTGGCTggaagggcagtggtgagcaGGATCGACTGAGGGCGAAACTGCTGCAGCTGCAGGCACTATCGCGGGGCAAGAGCTTTTCCCACTCCCTGCCCAGCTCGGGCCCCGGCTCCGGTCCCAGCCCTGGCCCCCAGGACACGTGGGAATGGGGCGGCTGTAACCATGACATGGACTTCGGGGAGAAGTTCTCTCGGGATTTTTTGGATTCCAGGGAAGCTCCTCGGGACATCCAGGCACGAATGCGGATCCACAACAACAGGGTGGGGCGTCAGGTATGTGTGTGCGCAACTTGTCCTGGGTCTTCCTGGCGTTTTTAAGGCCTGGCTAGATTTGAGAGGGCACAGCAGCATAAGAGGATGAGCTGTGGGGGGTGATTGTTACCTGCGGGGTGGCCTGGAGCCAAGCAAGTCACTGCCTTCCCTAGAATTTAGGGGTTCTCTGGGCTAGACTCCCTGGTTTACCAGTGTTCACTCtggaaagagcactggactggGAGTCAGGGCAACTGGAGCTGAATCCTGTTGCCGACTAGTTATCAGCCAAATCTCTGTAACCAGCTGATTGTTGAAGATGGGCAATTTACTCTCTGCTCTGGCTTCCGTTCTCCAACATGAAATGAGGGAGTGGGGCTATTAGCCGTCCCACGGTGCCCTTTCTCTTCTGATAGTTCTTTGCCATTCTTCCTCTGTTTGTTCCTGCATGTTCTCTGCTCCCTCCCCTTCCTGTACCTCTGTGCTCTGTCCATTTGCTGCCCTCCCCTCTCATTTCTTCCTCGCTGATGCTCTAGGTGGTAACTGAAAACCTGAAGCGGAAATGCAAGTGCCATGGTACGTCAGGCAGCTGCCAGCTCAAGACGTGCTGGAGGGCACCCCCAGAGTTCCGGGCAGTGGGAGCAGCCTTGAGGGAGCGGCTGGACCGGGCCATCTTCATTGATACTCACAACCGCAACTCCGGAGCCTTTCAACCCCGTCTTCGGCCCCGTCGCCTTTCAGGAGAGCTGGTCTACTTCGAGAACTCTCCTGACTTCTGTGAGCGAGACCCCACTGTGGGCTCCCCAGGCACGCAGGGCCGGGCCTGCAACAAGACGAGCCACCAGCTGGGTAGCTGTGGCAGCCTGTGCTGTGGCCGAGGGCACAACGTGCTCCGGCAGACCCGAGTCGAGCGCTGTAATTGCCGCTTCCACTGGTGCTGCTACGTGCTGTGTGACGAGTGCAAGGTCACAGAGTGGGTCAATGTGTGTAAGTGAGGGTCAGCCTCACtgcggggctggggcaggggagggccaCCTTTGCAGCCTTTTGCTCTGATTTCTGTCCAGGGTCAATCTTGGCCCCTGGCAGCTCAAAGTGTCTACCTGGAAACAGCTTTGGGTCAGGTGGAGTCTGTGATGTGTGGCTCTCTCCCCCACAGTAGGAGGGCCTTGTCAGGGAGCTGTCACCCTCTTCTGCTCCTTGAACACCTGAATGGAAGAAGATGAAATGAACTGTGTTGCTCTCCCAGCCACCCAACCTGGGGTCCCTTTAACTCTCATATTCATATTCCTTTTGGCTGGGGAGTCCCTATAATTTGACCACTCTTTTCTTTTGCGGGATAGCCCCAGCATTGTGTGGAGCCATACAACCTATATCCAGAAAGAGACCTCTCACTCCTATTTGCTGTTTCCAAACTCCTCTACTGCAGCCTGGACCCCATCTTAGGGAGTCATAGGAGCCGGTTGTAGAGAGGTTTTTTCTTAGGGAAGGGACACGGTGCAGGGCACTCAAAAACCCTGAAAGTTGTCTGTCAAGGCCCTTAGGGAAGCTGTCTGCCCCTATTCAGATGTTGAAGGGAACCCTCCAAAGGAAGAATTTTACCCAAGACTCTCTgagcctctttttctttcttcagcagGAGGGGTGGGAAAGGCTAATTTATTGTACTGAGACTTGTTCTTGGTTCTtgtttgtaataaaaataaattaagttcCTGGAATGGTGACTATAGATGGTGATATTTCTAGCCACACTTGGGATCCCGGGCCTGGCTTCTTTTCCAGGTGAATTCTCTTACCCGCCCACACTCAGTGACTTTATGTATATCATGCCCCATTCCACAAAGGATTTGAAATGGTCTTCAGGTGACTCAGTTGACAATTTTTAGTGTGGAAAAaactgggtggggcagggggactTCTAGGTGTGAGGGACTCAAGAGGTAGACATAGGCCCCATTCTGGTTCTCTGTGTTCCGCCTCCAGATTTTGCCTTGGCCACTGCCCTATAACAgggcttggattttttttttcctcaactcACGGGCATGCCTatgtccaataaaactttattcacaaaaatgGACTGCGGGGCCAGATTTGGTTCTTCGGCTGTGGTTTGTTTTGACACCTACCCTACACAGTAAGGTCACGTCTGTTCTGGGATTTTCAGGTCCTGAAGATGTCTCACCATTGAACCTGGACTCAAAAATGGCAGGTGCTTTTCTCTGTGGTTCCAAATTGGAGAACTTGATGATAGATGCAAGACTAACGGGAAACATATATAAAGGATTCCTACTTTCAAAATTGGGAGTTTTTTGCTCTGGAAACCAGCAAAATCAGCATGCTATCCCCCTGAATTATTTGTATATGTAGTTTGTCTTTCCTTATCAGAGCTCTTTTGCACTTAATCTCAGCAAAATAGCTCCTTTATCTTTTAAGAGAtaaccataactagagaaaacagAACTTCTTTTATTCCAATTCCACTTTCTTTCTATTCCTAGTCAAGTATCATTGAAAATAAACAATCATCTTTAAATTCAGAAAAGGAAGCTATAGCACAAATTTAGAACTTTACAAATAACTGATTGTTTATGGGGTTGCAGGATGCTGACTCTGTCAGGTCATCTCCTTGGCCAGGAGATGTAGAAATAGTCCTTTTCACACCTCTAGGCAATAGCTTTATCTGCCCCCAATTACCCTTAAAATCAGGTAGGATCAAGGTAGGAAAGACAGCAAGGGGTGTTGGTTTAGGGTAGTACTTTATGGTAAAACTTGATGTCCTAAATTTTCACTTGCACACTGAGAATTCTTGGTTTGGAAATTTGATGGAGGTAGGCCTTTAGGCACTGACTGAGCTTCGTGTATGCATGGGACAGCAGGAGAGAGATGGATGCAGCTAGAATAGACATAGGATATGAGGGAAAATAATGATAAGGAACATCCAGGCTAGGAATTTCTCACActcaggaagagggaagagaatgGCCAATGAAATCACAGCAGGACTATTTCGGTTTTCCTCCAGTTCCTTCCTCTGTGCTCTCTTTGGCTCCTTTTCTCTTACtagctttctctcttctttcgTCAGACACACTCTGTGGCAAACTGAAGCCCCAAACCACAACCTTGAGAAATTCCAAATGGATTTTGTCAGTGAGGCCaacactcccctccccacccctgctcccggCACACGCACTGGGCTCAGGCCCAGGCCTGGGGTCAGTGGTGGAGGGGGAGTGTGCAACCCACAGAGCGGGTGGCTAAAATTTCAGCCTTGGTTAGCACCAATGGCAGCCAGAGGGATAGGGAAAGACTGATCAACTGCAGTCAGGCCTCTCGGCCTCCTTCAGCTCTGGATACAGCTCTTCTCCCCTTAGAGCATTAGCCTTTCAAGtggctggggagctggggagtGGCAGTGGCTGGCTTATTGCTAGCTGAGCAGCAACCCTCCTGTCTGTGCTCCTGTTTGCTCTATAGGGAGCACCCAGTAATGCTGCAATAGACACTTCCCTCTCCAGACTCCAGAGGGTGAAGGATAGCAGGGCTGGAAGATTCTCTAGTTCCATTCATCAGTCCTGATTCAAATACCTTGGGACTTGCTGCTAACCATACAACACTgtcaccatttccttccttctatcaTACCTGGGACTCAACCTTGAGAGGATCTGAAGACTTGGGCAGGAACACTGACAGGTGTCACCTCCTATCAGAGTCTCACAAGGCATCTTGGTATGGTTGAGGCAAGGGCAGTTGCAAAGCATAATTTTGGTGATCAGTGTGAGGGCATAATCTGGTGGTGTGTGCCTTAAAAAATctaggaaaagaaatggaaagaaaaatcatgTGGAGGTATCATGGAgcccactctgctgctgctgcggctaaatcgcttcagttgtgtccaactctgtgcggccccatagatggcagcccaccaggctcccctgtccctgggattctccaggcaagaacactggagtgggttaccatttccttctccaatgaataaaagtgaaaagtgaaaatgaagtctctcagtcgtgtccgactctttggaccccatggactgcagcctaccaggctcctccacccatgggattttccatccaagagtactggagtgggttgccattgccttctccgggagcccactctcagttcagttcagttcagttcagttgctcagttgtgtccgactctttgcgaccccatgaatcgcagcacgccaggcctccctgtccatcatcaactctcggagttcactcacactcaagtccatcaagtcagtgatgccatccagccatctcatcctctgccgtccccttctcctcctgcccccaatccctcccagcatcagagtcttttccaataagtcaactctttgcatgaggtggccagagtactggagtttcagctttagcatcattccttccaaagaaatcccagggctgatctccttcagaatggactggttggatctccttgcagtccaagggactctcaggagtcttctgcaacaccacagttcaaaagcatcaattcttcggcgctcagccttcttcacagtccaactctcacatccatacatgaccacaggaaaaaccatagccttgactaggtggacctttgttggcaaagtaatgtctctgcttttgaatatgctatctgggttggtcataactgtccttccaaggagtaagcgtcttttaatttcatggctgcagtcaccatctgcagtgattttggagcccaaaaaaataaagtctgacactgtttccactgtttccccatctatttcccatgaagtgatgggaccggatgccatgatcttcgttttctgaatgttgagctttaagccaactttttcactctcctctttcactttcatcaagaggctctttagttcctcttcactttctgccataagcgtggtgtcatctgcatatctgaggttattgatatttctcccgg
Above is a genomic segment from Bos indicus isolate NIAB-ARS_2022 breed Sahiwal x Tharparkar chromosome 5, NIAB-ARS_B.indTharparkar_mat_pri_1.0, whole genome shotgun sequence containing:
- the WNT10B gene encoding protein Wnt-10b produces the protein MREEPRPRPPPSGLAGLLFLALCSRALGNEIQGLKLPGGGEPPLTANTVCLTLSGLSKQQLGLCLRSPDVTASALQGLHIAVHECQHQLRDQRWNCSALEGGGRLPHHSAILKRGFRESAFSFSMLAAGVMHAVATACSLGKLVSCGCGWKGSGEQDRLRAKLLQLQALSRGKSFSHSLPSSGPGSGPSPGPQDTWEWGGCNHDMDFGEKFSRDFLDSREAPRDIQARMRIHNNRVGRQVVTENLKRKCKCHGTSGSCQLKTCWRAPPEFRAVGAALRERLDRAIFIDTHNRNSGAFQPRLRPRRLSGELVYFENSPDFCERDPTVGSPGTQGRACNKTSHQLGSCGSLCCGRGHNVLRQTRVERCNCRFHWCCYVLCDECKVTEWVNVCK